One Hydrogenoanaerobacterium saccharovorans DNA segment encodes these proteins:
- a CDS encoding alpha-glucosidase: protein MANWWKESVVYQIYPRSFKDSNGDGIGDLQGIISKLDYLKALGIDVLWLSPIYDSPNDDNGYDIRNYQAIMQEFGTMADFDELLQQAHHRGIKLVLDLVVNHTSDEHVWFAESRKSKNNPYRDYYIWGDGKTDGKPPNNWGSVFSGSAWKYDDATRQYYLHMFSQKQPDLNWENPKVRNEIYNMMVWWLDKGIDGFRMDVINMISKEQSFQDGETYGGLYGNPSPYIINGPRVHEFLKEMNQRVLSKYDVMTVGETPAATTEDAQRYTGENEHELNMVFQFEHMGLEAAGGSKWTDRRFRLTDLKQVFTKWQKGLEGRGWNSLYWNNHDQPRVVSRFGNDKKYWAQSAKMLATCLHMQQGTPYIYQGEELGMTNTVFHSIDDCRDIEAINAYHEMTTQQGVSPQEMLCYINRISRDNARTPMQWDSSAFAGFSTAEPWIAVNENYKRINAAAQVEVEGSVFSYYQKLIQLRHQYPIIVYASFDLLLPESEELFVFTRTRGEQQLLTICSFAEQNVEYHLPQRFADDEKQLLIANYPCEPCTEKITLRPYEARVYLHK from the coding sequence ATGGCAAATTGGTGGAAAGAAAGTGTAGTCTATCAAATTTATCCCCGCAGCTTTAAGGACAGCAACGGCGACGGTATCGGCGATCTACAGGGAATCATCTCAAAACTCGATTATCTTAAAGCGCTGGGAATTGATGTACTCTGGCTTTCTCCTATCTACGATTCCCCCAATGATGACAACGGCTATGACATCCGCAACTATCAAGCAATCATGCAAGAATTCGGCACAATGGCGGATTTTGATGAACTGTTGCAGCAGGCGCACCATCGCGGAATTAAACTGGTGTTAGACCTTGTGGTGAATCATACATCGGACGAGCACGTTTGGTTTGCCGAAAGCCGCAAAAGCAAAAACAACCCTTATCGCGATTATTACATTTGGGGCGACGGTAAAACAGACGGTAAACCGCCAAACAACTGGGGGTCGGTGTTCAGCGGCAGTGCCTGGAAGTATGATGATGCAACAAGGCAATATTACCTGCATATGTTCTCGCAAAAACAACCCGACTTAAACTGGGAAAACCCAAAAGTACGCAATGAGATTTATAACATGATGGTTTGGTGGCTCGACAAGGGCATTGATGGGTTCCGTATGGACGTAATCAATATGATTTCTAAAGAGCAATCTTTTCAGGACGGCGAGACATACGGCGGACTTTACGGCAACCCGTCTCCTTATATAATCAACGGCCCGCGCGTGCATGAATTTTTAAAGGAAATGAACCAACGCGTTCTTTCGAAATACGATGTTATGACCGTAGGCGAAACACCTGCCGCAACTACAGAAGATGCGCAGCGCTACACCGGTGAAAATGAGCATGAACTGAATATGGTGTTCCAGTTTGAGCATATGGGGCTGGAAGCAGCAGGCGGCAGCAAATGGACTGACCGACGCTTTCGCCTGACCGACCTCAAACAAGTATTTACAAAATGGCAGAAGGGGCTGGAGGGCCGCGGATGGAACAGCCTTTATTGGAATAACCACGACCAGCCGCGCGTGGTATCTCGCTTTGGCAATGACAAAAAATATTGGGCGCAATCGGCAAAAATGCTTGCAACCTGCCTGCACATGCAGCAGGGTACCCCTTACATCTATCAAGGGGAAGAACTGGGAATGACCAATACGGTGTTCCATTCCATTGATGATTGCCGTGATATCGAAGCCATCAATGCGTACCATGAAATGACGACGCAACAGGGTGTTTCGCCCCAAGAGATGCTTTGTTACATCAACCGCATCAGCCGCGATAATGCACGCACCCCCATGCAGTGGGATAGCAGCGCGTTTGCAGGGTTTTCAACCGCAGAGCCGTGGATTGCGGTAAACGAGAATTATAAGCGCATCAATGCAGCGGCGCAAGTGGAGGTAGAAGGCTCTGTTTTCTCTTATTATCAAAAGCTCATCCAACTGCGGCATCAATATCCCATCATTGTTTATGCCTCTTTTGACCTGCTTTTGCCCGAAAGCGAAGAGTTGTTTGTATTTACCCGCACACGCGGCGAGCAGCAACTTTTAACCATTTGCAGCTTTGCAGAGCAAAACGTGGAATATCATCTGCCGCAACGCTTTGCCGACGATGAAAAACAACTGCTAATTGCCAACTATCCCTGCGAGCCGTGCACCGAAAAAATTACATTACGGCCGTACGAGGCAAGAGTTTATCTGCATAAGTAA
- a CDS encoding serine dehydratase subunit alpha family protein, with the protein MSISKEKYQKYVNILKEELIPALGCTEPIAIAYAAAKAREVLGTMPEKIVAECSGNIIKNVKGVIVPTTKDLRGIEAAAIIGAVGGDSSKELEVLTGVTQQHLDLAKTMIQKHVCEEKILNTPAKLHIIVRMYKGDQSSMVEIIHTHTGIVRIEKNDEVLLDVPHSQEENNDGQTDRSCLNVEDIIEFANTVVIDDIKEVLAKQVEYNTAISKEGLNKIYGANIGITLLSTYGDDVKVRAKAAAAAGSDARMGGCEMPVVINSGSGNQGMTVSLPVIEYAKELSVTTERLYRALCVSNLIAIHQKTKIGRLSAYCGAVSAATGAGAGITYLYGGGIKEISQTITSTLANVSGIVCDGAKPSCAAKIASSLDAALLACYMTMQSRGFKSGEGIVKDGVEGTIDSVSRLAKDGMQVTDEEILKIMIDD; encoded by the coding sequence ATGTCGATCAGTAAAGAAAAGTATCAGAAATACGTCAACATTTTAAAAGAAGAACTCATTCCCGCTTTAGGGTGCACTGAGCCGATTGCAATTGCATATGCAGCAGCAAAAGCTCGTGAAGTACTCGGCACAATGCCAGAAAAAATTGTTGCAGAGTGCAGCGGCAACATTATTAAAAATGTAAAAGGCGTAATCGTTCCTACTACGAAAGACCTGCGCGGCATTGAAGCGGCAGCAATCATCGGTGCAGTAGGCGGCGATTCAAGCAAAGAGCTCGAGGTGCTTACCGGTGTTACACAACAACATCTCGATTTGGCAAAAACGATGATTCAAAAACACGTTTGCGAAGAGAAAATTCTCAATACTCCTGCAAAACTTCATATCATTGTTCGTATGTACAAGGGCGACCAAAGCTCAATGGTAGAAATTATTCACACCCATACAGGCATTGTACGTATTGAGAAGAATGACGAAGTATTGCTGGATGTTCCCCACAGTCAAGAAGAAAATAACGATGGGCAAACCGACCGCAGCTGCCTCAATGTAGAAGATATTATTGAATTTGCAAACACTGTCGTTATCGATGACATCAAAGAGGTACTTGCAAAACAGGTGGAGTACAACACCGCGATCTCCAAAGAGGGGCTAAACAAAATTTACGGCGCCAACATCGGCATAACCTTGCTGAGCACTTACGGCGATGATGTTAAGGTTCGTGCCAAAGCGGCAGCAGCTGCCGGCTCAGACGCCAGAATGGGCGGCTGTGAAATGCCGGTTGTTATCAACTCGGGCAGCGGCAATCAGGGTATGACGGTATCGCTGCCGGTTATCGAGTATGCAAAAGAGCTTTCGGTAACCACAGAAAGGCTTTACCGTGCATTGTGTGTAAGTAACCTGATAGCGATACATCAAAAAACAAAAATTGGCAGACTGTCTGCTTACTGCGGTGCGGTGAGTGCGGCAACAGGTGCAGGTGCAGGAATCACCTATTTGTATGGCGGCGGCATAAAAGAAATTTCGCAAACCATCACCAGTACGCTGGCAAATGTCTCCGGTATTGTGTGTGACGGAGCAAAGCCTTCTTGTGCCGCAAAAATCGCATCCAGCCTGGACGCAGCGCTGCTTGCCTGCTATATGACAATGCAGAGCAGAGGCTTTAAATCGGGCGAAGGTATTGTAAAAGACGGTGTCGAAGGCACCATCGACAGTGTTTCAAGATTGGCAAAAGACGGCATGCAGGTGACAGATGAGGAAATACTAAAAATCATGATTGACGATTAA
- a CDS encoding branched-chain amino acid ABC transporter permease has protein sequence MIIQQLFNGLALGMAYALIAVGYSLVFGILRLINFSHGSIYAFGAHMALLFVGMNFGILPAIALSILFTGLLGVVIDKTALEPLRKKNSIPIASLITTIGVSNIIQNLLMIFFGSEKKAFPAFFDFGMISLGSVQINSTQIIMCLVSLILLVFLTVIINKTKIGLAMRATEQNAKAASLMGINVNFVISFTFFLGGASAAIAGALISGYYQIIYPTMGFMVGLKAFAAAVLGGIGVLYGSVVGGLVVGVSESFAATFLGSTYRDSLAFIILIIVLIVKPTGLFGKKGITKV, from the coding sequence ATGATTATACAACAATTATTTAACGGTTTGGCACTGGGTATGGCGTACGCGCTTATTGCGGTTGGCTATTCTCTGGTGTTTGGTATCCTCAGACTGATTAATTTCTCGCATGGTTCCATCTACGCCTTTGGTGCACATATGGCTCTTTTGTTTGTTGGGATGAACTTTGGTATTCTTCCGGCAATCGCGCTGAGTATTTTGTTTACCGGCTTGCTTGGTGTAGTTATTGACAAAACCGCATTGGAGCCCCTCAGAAAGAAAAATTCTATTCCTATTGCATCGCTGATTACCACCATTGGTGTATCAAATATTATTCAAAACCTGCTGATGATCTTCTTCGGCAGTGAAAAGAAAGCATTCCCCGCATTTTTTGACTTCGGTATGATTAGTTTGGGCAGTGTACAAATTAATTCAACACAGATTATTATGTGCCTGGTTTCGCTCATCCTGTTGGTGTTCCTTACGGTTATCATCAACAAAACCAAAATCGGTCTTGCAATGCGTGCAACCGAGCAGAATGCAAAAGCTGCCAGCCTGATGGGCATTAATGTAAACTTTGTTATTTCGTTTACATTCTTCCTCGGCGGTGCTTCTGCAGCAATTGCAGGCGCACTCATCAGCGGCTACTACCAGATTATCTACCCTACAATGGGCTTTATGGTAGGATTAAAAGCGTTTGCTGCGGCAGTACTCGGCGGCATCGGTGTTTTGTACGGATCGGTCGTCGGCGGACTGGTAGTTGGTGTTTCCGAAAGCTTTGCGGCTACATTCCTCGGCTCCACCTACCGCGATTCTTTGGCATTTATCATCCTCATCATTGTACTGATCGTGAAGCCTACCGGGCTGTTCGGTAAGAAAGGTATTACGAAGGTGTAG
- a CDS encoding ABC transporter substrate-binding protein, with the protein MKRALSIILAIAMMVSMLAGCGAANNSSKAESGSEADGGSAPATSGVVKIAVAGPMTGDNAEYGKGFLNAAEMKAEEWNKEGGVLGKKVEIVAFDDKNSGEEAASIAQKIVSDKEIVGVIGHFASGVCMVAAPTYEENKVIEISPSASHPDYSGIGDYIYRNNTVISVEAAAGLDIAVNDLGKKNIGIISIKTDWGTSTSAVVKGLIEEKAADGVKLVAHEEVMEGSDDYSPAITKLKAAGADVVICVGMYSLVAPVAKQYKQVDPAIEIVGFSNSYSQQLLELGGEAVEGVRFPVIFFSGSSDPKIKTYVDTFTEKYGTAPSALTSQAYDSVGMLLEAIKTAGTTETDKVREALQNIDYPGVTGQTKFDEIGDVQKAFVKVTVKDGQFVQL; encoded by the coding sequence ATGAAGAGAGCATTAAGCATTATCCTGGCAATTGCTATGATGGTATCCATGCTGGCAGGCTGCGGCGCTGCTAATAATTCTTCTAAAGCAGAATCCGGATCAGAGGCTGATGGCGGCTCGGCACCAGCAACAAGCGGTGTTGTTAAAATTGCTGTAGCAGGCCCTATGACAGGCGACAACGCAGAGTACGGCAAAGGGTTCCTCAATGCTGCTGAAATGAAAGCAGAAGAGTGGAACAAAGAAGGCGGCGTTCTTGGCAAAAAAGTTGAGATTGTTGCATTCGATGATAAAAACTCTGGCGAGGAAGCTGCTTCCATCGCTCAGAAAATTGTCAGCGACAAAGAAATTGTAGGCGTTATCGGTCACTTTGCATCCGGCGTTTGCATGGTTGCTGCTCCCACTTACGAAGAGAATAAAGTTATTGAAATCTCTCCGTCTGCTTCTCACCCCGATTATTCCGGCATCGGCGACTACATCTACCGTAACAATACCGTTATCAGTGTAGAGGCAGCTGCAGGCTTGGATATTGCTGTAAACGATTTGGGTAAAAAGAACATCGGTATCATCTCCATTAAAACCGACTGGGGTACCTCTACATCGGCTGTTGTAAAAGGCTTAATCGAAGAGAAAGCTGCAGACGGCGTTAAATTGGTTGCTCACGAAGAAGTTATGGAAGGTTCTGACGACTACAGCCCGGCTATCACTAAACTGAAAGCTGCCGGTGCAGACGTTGTTATCTGCGTTGGTATGTACAGCTTGGTTGCACCTGTTGCAAAACAGTACAAACAGGTTGACCCTGCAATCGAAATTGTTGGTTTCTCCAACTCCTACAGCCAGCAACTCCTTGAGCTGGGCGGCGAAGCAGTTGAGGGCGTACGTTTCCCGGTAATCTTCTTCTCCGGCTCCAGCGACCCCAAAATCAAAACATATGTTGATACTTTTACAGAGAAATACGGCACTGCACCCAGCGCTTTGACCTCTCAGGCTTACGATTCTGTCGGCATGCTGCTTGAAGCTATCAAAACTGCCGGCACAACCGAAACCGACAAAGTAAGAGAAGCATTGCAGAATATCGATTACCCCGGCGTAACCGGTCAGACCAAATTTGACGAGATTGGTGACGTTCAGAAAGCATTTGTTAAAGTTACTGTAAAAGACGGACAGTTTGTTCAGCTGTAA
- a CDS encoding DUF1850 domain-containing protein, giving the protein MKQYVKWAGLLLPAFSVLIIIILLFLPLFPPSLLVVSQGKVLGEYPVQADNFEVQFRHSVNKGLIREVYKIDAERLTITLDKGYFESYGAGMIDTVPPEVTYSSDEQFVILDFADHYRHQIDYTAGIVSQHMFYYEDKSLVLYKLAPRKPVAITVRKASAVQRLLGLCQQLINQRKG; this is encoded by the coding sequence ATGAAACAATACGTTAAGTGGGCGGGACTTCTCCTGCCCGCTTTTTCCGTTTTAATTATCATCATTTTACTGTTTTTACCGCTCTTTCCGCCCAGCTTGCTGGTGGTTTCGCAAGGCAAGGTTTTGGGGGAGTACCCTGTGCAGGCAGACAATTTTGAAGTACAGTTTCGCCATTCGGTCAACAAAGGGTTGATACGCGAAGTGTACAAGATCGACGCAGAACGCCTTACCATCACATTGGATAAAGGCTATTTTGAAAGCTACGGTGCAGGCATGATAGACACTGTACCACCCGAAGTGACCTATTCTTCAGACGAGCAATTTGTCATTTTGGATTTTGCCGATCATTATAGGCACCAAATTGACTATACAGCGGGGATTGTATCGCAGCACATGTTTTATTATGAGGATAAAAGCCTTGTTTTGTACAAACTCGCTCCGCGCAAACCAGTTGCAATAACCGTTCGCAAAGCCAGCGCTGTTCAGCGGCTGCTGGGCCTTTGCCAACAATTAATAAACCAACGAAAAGGGTGA
- a CDS encoding TAXI family TRAP transporter solute-binding subunit, whose translation MKKVLSMLLVSALVLAMFAGCGAPQSNGNKFIMATGGTSGTYFPFGGAIGQVINGHVEDVDITITSSGASTENLRLISSGDADLAIVQNDVLDYAVNGTELFKEKIGGLTAIATLYPEVVQIVVGKDSGINSIADLKGKKVSVGDVGSGVEANAKQTLEMYGMTFEDIKAQHLSFKESASTFQDGQIDAFFVSAGVPNTAIVELMVSQPIKLLGFEDDKLAAMIEKYPFYTAFEIGKDVYNTDAPAKTLAIKATLIASEKLSEDVVYNMTKALFENLGELGEAHAKGKEVALETALGGISTTIHPGALKYFKEKGIA comes from the coding sequence ATGAAAAAGGTATTGAGTATGCTGCTTGTATCGGCACTGGTGCTTGCAATGTTTGCGGGCTGCGGTGCACCGCAAAGCAACGGCAACAAATTCATTATGGCAACAGGCGGTACATCCGGTACATATTTCCCGTTTGGGGGTGCAATCGGGCAGGTTATCAACGGGCATGTAGAAGATGTTGATATCACCATCACTTCGTCCGGTGCATCTACCGAAAACCTCCGCCTCATTTCATCGGGCGATGCGGACCTGGCAATTGTACAAAATGACGTGCTGGACTACGCTGTGAACGGCACTGAACTTTTTAAAGAAAAAATCGGCGGGCTTACCGCAATTGCAACCCTTTACCCCGAAGTAGTTCAAATCGTTGTAGGCAAAGACAGCGGAATCAACTCGATTGCAGACCTGAAAGGCAAAAAAGTTTCTGTTGGCGATGTTGGTTCGGGCGTTGAAGCAAACGCAAAACAGACTTTGGAAATGTACGGAATGACCTTTGAAGACATCAAAGCACAGCACCTTTCATTTAAAGAATCCGCTAGCACTTTTCAAGATGGTCAAATCGATGCATTTTTTGTATCGGCAGGCGTGCCAAACACCGCTATTGTAGAGCTGATGGTTTCTCAGCCTATCAAACTGCTGGGCTTTGAAGATGATAAGCTTGCTGCTATGATTGAAAAATACCCGTTCTACACCGCATTTGAAATTGGCAAAGATGTTTACAACACCGATGCACCTGCAAAAACACTTGCTATTAAAGCTACCCTCATTGCAAGTGAAAAACTTAGCGAAGATGTTGTTTATAACATGACGAAAGCATTGTTCGAAAACCTGGGCGAACTGGGCGAAGCACATGCAAAAGGTAAAGAAGTTGCTTTGGAAACCGCATTGGGCGGTATTTCTACCACCATTCATCCCGGAGCACTGAAATATTTTAAAGAAAAAGGTATTGCCTAA